One region of Vibrio zhugei genomic DNA includes:
- a CDS encoding IS30 family transposase: protein MNYQQLTEGRRYQISALLERGISVPEIAKTVQCHRSTVYRELKRGRKGEHYCPNEAQMSSTKKRKTARKYRIPKERVDFIRLLLETDWSPEQISNVLTKIGASVSHEWIYRFVAQDKRLGGKLYRHLRQGHKRYRRGKQEKAPAIKNAVSIDDRPSIVDSKERFGDWEIDTVLGKHGTGAMVTILERKTRFYVVKKVPSKSADDVTKATIELLKPYKKHVHTITADNGREFAGHETIAKELKADVYFAHPYSSWERGANENANGLLRQYVKKGTDLTTVTDIDIEFALSRINYRPRKCLGFKQAAIIFEEMALAS, encoded by the coding sequence ATGAATTATCAACAGTTGACCGAAGGCAGAAGATACCAGATTTCTGCTCTTTTGGAACGGGGAATTTCGGTTCCTGAAATAGCTAAAACAGTTCAGTGCCACCGCTCGACGGTATACCGTGAGCTTAAACGCGGTCGGAAGGGAGAGCATTATTGCCCTAACGAAGCCCAGATGTCGTCTACCAAAAAGCGCAAAACAGCACGTAAATACCGAATACCAAAGGAACGTGTCGATTTTATCCGCCTTCTTTTAGAAACAGATTGGAGTCCAGAGCAGATTTCTAATGTATTAACGAAAATTGGTGCATCTGTCAGTCATGAGTGGATCTATCGCTTTGTTGCTCAAGATAAACGCTTGGGCGGTAAGTTATATCGTCACTTGAGACAAGGTCATAAGCGGTATCGCCGAGGTAAACAAGAGAAAGCTCCAGCGATAAAAAATGCCGTTTCGATTGATGATAGACCAAGCATCGTTGACAGTAAGGAGCGGTTTGGTGACTGGGAAATCGACACTGTGCTAGGTAAGCATGGTACAGGTGCAATGGTGACTATTTTAGAGCGTAAGACTCGATTTTACGTGGTAAAGAAAGTGCCATCTAAGTCAGCGGATGATGTCACCAAAGCGACAATAGAGCTACTGAAGCCCTATAAGAAACATGTCCATACCATTACGGCAGATAACGGGCGAGAGTTTGCAGGTCATGAAACCATCGCAAAAGAATTAAAGGCTGATGTGTACTTTGCTCATCCGTACAGTTCTTGGGAGCGTGGTGCTAATGAGAATGCGAACGGTCTTTTAAGGCAATATGTGAAGAAAGGAACCGATCTAACGACAGTGACGGACATCGATATAGAGTTCGCTTTATCGCGGATAAATTACCGTCCGAGAAAGTGTTTAGGCTTCAAGCAGGCAGCCATTATATTTGAGGAGATGGCTTTAGCTTCTTGA